A portion of the Heliomicrobium undosum genome contains these proteins:
- a CDS encoding carbon starvation CstA family protein, translating into MNALTLIIATACILVIGYRFYGGFVASKVLAIDPARQTPAHELNNGSDFVPMNKWVAFGHHFAAIAAAGPLVGPILAAQFGYLPGVLWLLIGGVLGGAVHDMVVLFASVRHKGRSLSEIAKEEIGPIAGFAVGLAILFTITITMAGLSLVVVHALKGNPWGTFTVGMTIPIAMVVGLIIKARPDKLREATILGMALIIAAVAFGPYIKGTWIGNLFTLSEIGVKLALPIYAFFAAALPVWFLLAPRDYLSSYMKIGTIGALAMGIIFVNPELHMPAVTQFINGGGPIIKGPVWPFVSITIACGAISGFHAMVGSGTTPKMIDNERDIQLVGFGGMLMETFVGMMALIAACVLMPGDYFAINSAPAVFAKLNMPMVNLPELSEMVGMDLAGRTGGAVSLAVGMAYIFSALPGMKGLMAYWYNFAILFEAVFILTAIDAGTRVARYIVQDFFGQVIPKLKDNDWTPGVIGSSVLVCFLWGYLLYGGDIATVWPLFGVSNQLLASLALAIGTSLILRRTGKVLYGLVTAVPMVYLFSSVMTAGYWTIVNQYLPTNNMLNTVLSSIMMGLSVIVMGDALIKWYTIIKEHPKAKAKEATKSV; encoded by the coding sequence ATGAATGCGCTCACCCTCATCATCGCCACAGCCTGTATCCTCGTGATCGGCTACCGCTTCTACGGCGGCTTCGTGGCCTCCAAGGTGCTGGCCATCGATCCCGCCCGCCAGACACCGGCCCACGAACTGAACAACGGTTCCGACTTCGTGCCCATGAACAAATGGGTCGCCTTCGGCCACCACTTCGCCGCCATCGCCGCCGCCGGCCCCCTCGTCGGCCCCATCCTGGCGGCCCAGTTCGGCTACCTGCCCGGCGTCCTCTGGCTGCTCATCGGCGGCGTCCTCGGCGGCGCTGTCCACGACATGGTCGTCCTCTTCGCCTCGGTCCGCCATAAGGGCCGCTCCCTCTCGGAAATCGCCAAAGAAGAGATCGGCCCCATCGCCGGTTTTGCCGTCGGCCTGGCCATCCTCTTCACGATCACCATTACCATGGCCGGCCTCTCCCTCGTCGTCGTCCACGCCCTGAAGGGCAACCCATGGGGCACCTTCACCGTCGGCATGACCATCCCCATCGCCATGGTCGTCGGTCTGATCATCAAGGCCCGCCCGGACAAGCTCCGCGAAGCGACCATCCTCGGCATGGCCCTGATCATTGCCGCAGTCGCCTTCGGTCCCTACATCAAGGGCACCTGGATCGGCAATCTCTTCACCCTCTCGGAAATTGGCGTCAAACTGGCCCTGCCCATCTACGCCTTCTTCGCCGCCGCCCTGCCCGTCTGGTTCCTCCTGGCCCCCCGGGACTACCTCTCCTCCTACATGAAAATCGGCACCATCGGCGCCCTCGCCATGGGGATCATCTTCGTCAACCCGGAACTGCACATGCCCGCCGTCACCCAGTTTATCAACGGCGGCGGCCCCATCATCAAAGGCCCCGTCTGGCCCTTTGTCTCCATCACCATCGCTTGCGGCGCCATCTCGGGCTTCCACGCCATGGTCGGCTCCGGCACGACACCCAAGATGATCGACAACGAACGGGACATCCAACTGGTCGGTTTCGGCGGCATGCTGATGGAGACCTTCGTCGGCATGATGGCCCTCATCGCCGCCTGTGTGCTCATGCCTGGCGACTACTTCGCCATCAACTCTGCCCCGGCCGTCTTTGCCAAACTGAACATGCCCATGGTCAACCTGCCGGAACTGTCCGAGATGGTCGGCATGGACCTGGCCGGCCGGACTGGCGGCGCCGTCTCCCTGGCCGTCGGCATGGCCTACATCTTCTCCGCCCTCCCCGGCATGAAAGGCCTCATGGCCTACTGGTACAACTTCGCCATCCTCTTTGAAGCCGTCTTCATCCTCACCGCCATCGACGCCGGCACCCGCGTCGCCCGCTACATCGTCCAGGACTTCTTCGGCCAGGTCATCCCGAAACTGAAAGACAATGACTGGACGCCGGGCGTCATCGGTTCCTCCGTCTTGGTCTGCTTCCTCTGGGGTTACCTGCTCTATGGCGGCGACATCGCCACCGTCTGGCCCCTCTTCGGCGTCTCCAACCAACTCCTCGCCTCGCTGGCCCTGGCCATCGGCACCAGCCTGATCCTCCGCCGGACCGGCAAGGTCCTCTACGGTCTTGTCACAGCGGTTCCCATGGTCTACCTCTTCAGTTCCGTCATGACCGCCGGCTACTGGACCATCGTCAACCAGTACCTGCCGACCAACAACATGCTGAACACGGTCCTCTCTTCCATCATGATGGGCCTCTCCGTCATCGTCATGGGTGACGCTCTGATCAAGTGGTACACCATTATCAAGGAACATCCCAAGGCGAAAGCGAAAGAAGCGACGAAGTCGGTCTAA
- a CDS encoding sensor histidine kinase encodes MLIHHDILLFLAQRMTIVITISFLLSRHPAIRRFFANRTTTREDVYRLIVIFGGLSIIGTYAAIPIDGALANSRVIGPVLAGLLGGPLAGFGAGLIGGVHRFAMGGFTALACAISTITEGLLAGLIRRYHPQALSGTGAMITGLMAETIQMLIILAVARPFEDAVLLVSHIALPMITVNAVGIAVSVMLIQDIRSQEEQAGALEAQKSLRIANITLPLLRRGLNESSALAVANVVKDMTDLDAVALTDREKILAHVGLGADHHLAGQPILTRATEEALQTGGPVVASSQDEIHCAHPGCNLHAAVIVPLLSKDKPVGTLKLYRTKQVGIVDEELAKGLAHLFSTQLEIAELERQARLAATAEIRALQAQINPHFLFNALNTVASYVRTHPETARNLLIQLGDFFRKNLREPSQFVSLREELAHIESYLALEQARFEDRLQVIHDIEEVALSCPIPPLLLQPLVENALRHGLLPLREGGSVTIRAHRHADGHVDISVEDDGVGMTPEKVEQLLVRNGSAPCAVSGGIGLRNVHERLRSIYGPDYGLRIESKPGLGTICALRIPDKDISLLMAS; translated from the coding sequence TTGTTGATTCATCATGACATCCTGCTCTTTTTGGCCCAGCGGATGACGATCGTCATCACCATCTCCTTTTTGCTTTCCCGACACCCGGCCATCCGCCGCTTTTTCGCCAACCGGACGACAACCCGGGAGGATGTGTACCGGCTGATCGTCATCTTCGGCGGTCTATCCATCATTGGCACCTATGCGGCGATCCCCATCGACGGCGCCCTGGCCAACTCGCGGGTCATCGGCCCCGTGCTGGCCGGCCTGCTCGGCGGGCCTCTCGCCGGTTTCGGCGCCGGCCTGATCGGCGGCGTCCACCGCTTTGCCATGGGCGGCTTCACCGCGCTGGCCTGCGCCATCTCCACGATCACGGAAGGCCTACTGGCCGGTCTGATCCGACGCTACCACCCGCAAGCCCTAAGCGGCACCGGCGCTATGATCACCGGTCTGATGGCGGAGACGATCCAGATGCTGATCATCCTGGCTGTGGCACGGCCCTTCGAAGACGCCGTCCTGCTGGTGAGCCATATCGCCCTGCCCATGATCACCGTCAACGCCGTCGGCATCGCCGTCTCGGTCATGCTGATCCAGGATATCCGCTCCCAGGAGGAGCAGGCCGGCGCGCTGGAGGCGCAAAAATCGCTGCGCATCGCCAACATCACCCTGCCCTTGCTCCGCCGCGGCCTCAACGAATCGTCGGCCCTGGCCGTGGCCAACGTCGTCAAAGACATGACCGACCTGGACGCCGTCGCCTTGACCGACCGGGAGAAGATCCTGGCCCACGTGGGCCTCGGCGCCGACCATCACCTGGCCGGACAGCCCATCCTCACCCGGGCCACCGAGGAGGCCTTGCAGACCGGCGGCCCAGTCGTCGCTTCTTCCCAGGATGAGATCCACTGCGCCCATCCAGGCTGCAATCTCCACGCCGCCGTCATCGTCCCCCTACTGAGCAAGGACAAGCCCGTGGGCACCCTCAAGCTCTACCGGACCAAACAGGTCGGCATCGTCGATGAGGAGTTGGCGAAAGGTCTCGCCCACCTGTTTTCCACCCAACTGGAGATCGCCGAACTGGAACGGCAGGCCCGCCTGGCTGCGACGGCCGAGATTCGCGCCCTCCAGGCCCAAATCAACCCGCACTTCCTCTTTAACGCCCTCAACACGGTGGCCTCCTATGTGCGCACCCACCCGGAAACGGCGCGGAACCTCCTGATCCAGTTGGGCGATTTTTTCCGCAAAAACCTGCGCGAACCCTCCCAATTCGTGTCCCTTCGCGAAGAGTTGGCTCACATCGAGTCCTATCTCGCCCTCGAACAGGCCCGTTTTGAAGACCGTCTCCAAGTCATCCATGACATCGAAGAGGTTGCCCTCTCCTGCCCCATCCCTCCCTTGCTCTTGCAGCCGCTCGTCGAAAACGCCTTGCGCCACGGCCTGCTCCCCTTGCGAGAGGGCGGTTCTGTCACCATCCGGGCGCACCGCCACGCGGACGGTCATGTGGACATCTCCGTCGAGGATGACGGCGTGGGCATGACGCCGGAAAAGGTGGAACAATTGCTGGTACGGAACGGGTCCGCGCCCTGCGCTGTTTCCGGCGGCATCGGTCTGCGCAACGTTCATGAGCGCCTGCGCAGCATCTATGGTCCCGATTACGGCCTGCGCATCGAATCGAAGCCCGGCCTGGGCACCATCTGCGCCCTGCGCATCCCCGATAAGGACATCTCCCTGTTGATGGCCAGCTAG
- a CDS encoding sensor histidine kinase yields MLESINAGNRGKLTVFLGAAAGVGKTYAMLEAAQELLQDGIDVVIGWVETHGRKETEKLTEGIPAIPPNRLTYRGKIFQEMNIDALLARKPAVALVDELAHTNIPGSRHTRRYQDIEELLAAGIHVYTTVNIQHVESLNDYVAKITGIVVKETVPDGFLLKANQIQIIDIPPEQLLQRLKEGKVYIPSQAREAMSKFFRQGNISALREMALRFTAQKVERQLETYMQANAINGPWPAGERVLVCVGPSPFSAQLIRTACRIANGLQTDWIAVNVETPKRFPSSERERDSLSKNLRLAEELGAEIVTVYGQDVAEEVLDIARKRNITQIVIGKPLYPRFQEWMRGSVVDKIIRHSDGISIHVIPGQPQQRERWPKEAAQEQKIDFMAYLAVFSMVALLTWIASWVNPMEDLASVVTSFLLPVLFSAVRWGPGPAIFAACAGVLAFDFFFVPPVMSFTVTDIRYLVTFLIFLLVALLTSAMAGRLKAQAENARQKENQTAALYALSREISAISDLAAILDSLTRKLAETFGAQVVLFLPNASGKLELQSESPVGALAFLDDNERAVLLWGFEHMQIAGRGTDTLGGAKALYYPILSGGSGVGVIGLRLERPDRYFQPDQRRLLEAFVGLAAIAINRIQLEETAKEARVLAESERLHTVLFNSLSHDLRTPLASIIGAVSGLLEQESLFSPDDKKALLQTIQQGANRMNRLVNNLLDMAKLESGIFQKNVQWCDMEDLIGVVIPRMAEPFQGRTVKTDISPGLPLVRADFGLLQQVLVNLTDNAMKYSYKDTPIEITVGRQMDTIEVSVCNEGPAIPEQDVERIFDKFYRLSSPGQVSGTGLGLAICKGIVEAHGGKIWAKNRADGKVCVSFCLPLEEKVPVDVPKGAMEADDE; encoded by the coding sequence TTGCTGGAGAGTATCAATGCGGGAAATCGCGGAAAACTGACGGTCTTCCTGGGCGCAGCCGCTGGTGTGGGTAAAACCTACGCCATGCTGGAGGCGGCCCAGGAATTGCTCCAAGATGGCATTGATGTCGTTATCGGCTGGGTGGAGACCCATGGCCGGAAGGAGACCGAAAAACTCACCGAGGGGATTCCTGCGATTCCGCCGAATCGGCTGACCTATCGAGGTAAAATATTTCAAGAAATGAACATCGACGCCCTATTGGCGCGGAAGCCAGCAGTCGCTTTAGTGGATGAACTCGCGCACACGAACATTCCAGGCTCCCGACATACTCGCCGTTACCAGGATATCGAGGAGTTGCTGGCAGCGGGCATCCATGTGTATACGACCGTAAACATTCAACATGTGGAGAGTCTTAATGATTATGTAGCGAAAATAACCGGTATTGTTGTTAAAGAGACAGTACCGGATGGTTTTTTGTTAAAAGCAAATCAAATTCAAATCATTGACATTCCGCCTGAGCAATTATTGCAAAGACTTAAGGAAGGAAAGGTATACATCCCCTCCCAGGCGAGGGAGGCGATGAGTAAATTTTTTCGTCAGGGGAATATCAGCGCGCTCAGGGAAATGGCGCTGCGTTTTACTGCACAGAAGGTTGAACGACAGTTGGAGACCTATATGCAGGCGAACGCGATCAACGGTCCTTGGCCTGCGGGGGAGAGGGTTTTGGTATGTGTGGGACCGAGCCCTTTTTCAGCGCAACTCATTCGCACCGCCTGCCGGATTGCCAATGGCTTGCAGACAGACTGGATTGCCGTCAACGTGGAGACGCCAAAGCGGTTTCCTTCGAGCGAAAGGGAACGGGACAGCTTATCGAAAAATTTGCGCTTGGCCGAAGAATTAGGGGCGGAGATTGTAACCGTTTATGGTCAAGATGTGGCAGAAGAAGTGTTGGACATCGCGCGTAAGCGAAACATCACGCAGATCGTCATCGGGAAACCCTTGTATCCGCGCTTTCAGGAATGGATGCGCGGCTCTGTCGTTGATAAAATCATCCGACATAGCGACGGTATCAGCATCCATGTCATCCCGGGTCAGCCGCAACAGCGGGAACGATGGCCGAAGGAAGCGGCTCAAGAACAAAAAATCGATTTTATGGCCTACCTTGCTGTCTTTTCTATGGTGGCGTTGTTGACATGGATAGCGAGTTGGGTCAATCCTATGGAAGATCTGGCTAGCGTCGTAACGTCCTTTCTACTGCCGGTCTTGTTCAGCGCCGTTCGCTGGGGACCCGGTCCGGCTATCTTTGCAGCTTGCGCGGGTGTATTAGCATTTGATTTCTTTTTTGTCCCCCCGGTGATGAGTTTTACTGTCACTGACATCCGGTACCTGGTTACCTTCCTGATCTTTCTATTGGTGGCCCTGCTGACAAGCGCTATGGCTGGAAGGCTGAAAGCGCAAGCAGAAAATGCGCGCCAGAAAGAGAATCAGACAGCGGCGCTCTACGCGCTAAGTCGGGAAATCTCCGCCATTTCTGATCTTGCCGCTATCTTGGATAGCCTAACGAGAAAATTGGCGGAAACATTCGGCGCTCAAGTAGTCCTGTTCTTACCTAACGCGTCAGGAAAACTGGAACTTCAATCAGAGTCGCCGGTCGGCGCCCTGGCGTTCTTAGATGATAATGAGCGGGCTGTGTTGCTCTGGGGATTTGAGCATATGCAGATCGCTGGTCGCGGAACGGACACCCTTGGCGGAGCCAAGGCGCTCTACTATCCGATTTTATCGGGAGGAAGCGGAGTCGGTGTCATCGGTTTGCGATTAGAGAGACCAGACCGTTATTTTCAACCTGACCAGAGGAGACTATTGGAAGCCTTTGTGGGACTGGCGGCGATCGCAATCAACCGGATACAACTCGAAGAAACAGCGAAAGAAGCTAGGGTGTTGGCTGAATCAGAAAGGCTGCACACCGTTTTATTCAACTCCCTCTCCCATGATTTGCGGACGCCTTTAGCCTCTATTATCGGCGCTGTCAGTGGGTTGCTGGAACAAGAGAGCCTCTTTTCGCCCGACGATAAAAAGGCGCTGCTTCAGACGATTCAGCAAGGCGCCAACCGCATGAACCGTCTTGTCAATAATCTGTTGGATATGGCCAAGTTGGAGAGCGGCATTTTTCAGAAGAATGTTCAATGGTGTGATATGGAGGATCTCATAGGCGTAGTCATTCCCCGTATGGCGGAGCCATTTCAAGGCCGGACGGTAAAGACGGATATATCGCCGGGTTTGCCCTTGGTTCGGGCTGATTTTGGACTGCTCCAACAGGTGCTTGTGAACTTGACCGATAACGCGATGAAGTATTCTTACAAGGACACACCTATCGAAATAACCGTCGGCAGACAGATGGATACGATAGAAGTGTCTGTATGCAATGAGGGTCCGGCCATTCCCGAGCAGGATGTAGAGCGTATTTTCGATAAGTTTTACAGGTTGTCATCGCCGGGGCAAGTGAGCGGGACGGGTTTGGGACTTGCGATCTGCAAGGGGATCGTTGAAGCCCATGGAGGGAAGATCTGGGCAAAGAATCGGGCTGATGGGAAAGTGTGTGTTTCTTTTTGTCTGCCACTGGAAGAGAAAGTGCCCGTTGATGTTCCTAAGGGGGCAATGGAAGCAGATGACGAATAG
- the bioB gene encoding biotin synthase BioB, which translates to MQSIIKQTEAALFAGEVLDRETAGKLAGIEGSDIYSLMDLARRVRDHFGAGNVDLCSIVNAKSGACSEDCRFCAQSAHHQACVETYDLLDPNAIVARAKTMETEGAHRFSLVASGRGMDDAELEPVLAIYERLRRETKLGLCASLGILNEAQLRRLAEAGVTMYHHNLEASRRFFPQICTTHSYDERIATIQAAQAAGMAVCSGGIFSMGETIDDRIDMAFELRDLGIQSAPINILNPIAGTPMEAQPVIAPLEILKSIALYRLILPSARIRMAGGREGALRNLQSLCFMAGADAALVGSYLTTSGRTVAEDIQMLHDLGLNVTNL; encoded by the coding sequence ATGCAATCGATCATCAAACAAACGGAAGCCGCCCTTTTTGCCGGCGAGGTCCTGGACCGGGAGACAGCCGGCAAGCTCGCCGGAATCGAAGGCAGCGACATATACTCGTTGATGGACCTGGCCCGCCGTGTGCGCGATCATTTCGGCGCCGGAAATGTGGATCTCTGTTCCATCGTCAACGCCAAATCGGGGGCCTGTTCCGAGGACTGCCGATTTTGCGCCCAGTCGGCCCACCACCAGGCCTGTGTCGAAACTTACGACCTGCTGGATCCCAACGCCATCGTCGCCCGGGCGAAGACGATGGAGACGGAAGGCGCCCACCGCTTTTCCCTGGTCGCCAGCGGGCGGGGGATGGACGACGCCGAACTGGAGCCGGTGCTCGCCATCTACGAGAGGCTCCGCCGGGAAACGAAGCTCGGCCTCTGCGCCTCCCTGGGCATCCTGAATGAGGCCCAACTGCGCCGTCTGGCTGAAGCGGGCGTCACCATGTACCATCACAACCTGGAGGCGTCGCGCCGCTTCTTCCCGCAGATCTGCACTACCCACAGCTATGACGAACGGATCGCCACCATCCAGGCCGCCCAGGCTGCCGGCATGGCCGTCTGCTCCGGCGGGATCTTTTCCATGGGAGAGACGATTGATGATCGCATCGATATGGCTTTTGAACTCCGCGATCTGGGCATTCAATCGGCGCCGATCAACATCCTCAATCCCATCGCCGGGACGCCCATGGAAGCGCAGCCGGTCATCGCCCCGCTGGAGATCCTCAAATCGATCGCCCTCTACCGGCTGATCCTGCCGTCGGCCCGCATCCGCATGGCCGGGGGACGGGAAGGGGCGCTGCGCAACCTGCAGTCCCTTTGTTTTATGGCCGGCGCTGACGCCGCCCTCGTAGGCAGCTACCTGACGACGAGCGGGCGGACGGTGGCCGAGGATATCCAGATGCTTCACGATTTAGGGCTGAATGTGACCAACCTGTGA
- a CDS encoding response regulator codes for MTNRGQRILVVDDESQIRKMLKVGLSAHEYEVVEADTGRDAIQQVALTHPDLVVLDMGLPDIDGLRVVTELRDWSNVPIIIVSARDQEGEKIAALDAGADDYVTKPFGMGELLARIRVALRNTMGKEEKPVILLGGLSIDLARRMVAVDGEEIKLTPTEYEMLKLLAVNQGKVVTHRQILRHIWGKAYEQETHYLRVYIRQLRQKIETNPSQPQHLITEPGIGYRLL; via the coding sequence ATGACGAATAGAGGTCAGCGAATACTTGTTGTCGACGATGAATCGCAGATTCGAAAGATGTTAAAGGTTGGTCTGTCTGCCCATGAATATGAAGTGGTGGAAGCTGACACGGGGCGGGACGCCATTCAACAGGTTGCGCTGACACATCCCGATTTGGTCGTGTTAGACATGGGGTTGCCCGATATCGATGGGTTGCGAGTGGTGACGGAATTGCGTGATTGGTCGAACGTCCCGATCATCATTGTTTCGGCTCGCGACCAAGAGGGGGAGAAAATCGCTGCACTCGATGCGGGGGCAGACGATTATGTGACCAAACCTTTTGGCATGGGGGAGCTTCTCGCCAGGATTCGAGTTGCCCTCCGTAACACCATGGGGAAAGAGGAAAAACCGGTAATCCTATTAGGTGGGTTGTCGATCGATCTCGCGCGCCGGATGGTCGCTGTCGATGGGGAAGAAATCAAGCTGACGCCAACGGAGTATGAAATGCTAAAGCTGCTCGCTGTCAACCAAGGGAAAGTGGTTACCCATCGACAGATCTTGCGCCACATCTGGGGAAAAGCATACGAGCAGGAGACTCACTACCTTCGCGTCTACATCCGACAACTGCGGCAAAAGATTGAGACGAACCCATCACAGCCGCAACATCTGATTACGGAACCCGGTATCGGTTATCGGTTGTTGTGA
- the kdpC gene encoding potassium-transporting ATPase subunit KdpC, whose protein sequence is MVLLMTLLTGILYPLTVTGLAQALFPAQANGSLIQAGNQVIGSKLIGQNFEGVQYFHPRPSAAGEGYDGAASSGSNLGPTNQSFLNSVQERVSAFRALNGLGPDDPVPSDMVTASASGLDPHITPEAARLQAARVAQSRNMAMDEVTALLEQHIEGRQFGILGEPRVNVLELNIALDELAKR, encoded by the coding sequence ATGGTATTGCTCATGACGCTTTTGACAGGGATCCTGTACCCTTTGACCGTCACCGGATTGGCGCAAGCCCTTTTTCCGGCGCAGGCGAACGGCTCACTCATTCAAGCGGGCAATCAGGTTATCGGTTCAAAGCTGATTGGGCAAAACTTTGAGGGCGTCCAATACTTCCATCCGAGGCCTTCCGCCGCCGGGGAAGGGTATGATGGGGCCGCTTCATCGGGTTCAAACCTGGGGCCTACGAATCAATCATTCCTAAACAGTGTGCAAGAGAGAGTGAGCGCCTTTAGAGCGTTGAACGGTCTCGGACCGGATGACCCTGTTCCCTCTGACATGGTGACAGCCTCGGCAAGCGGCCTTGATCCCCACATCACCCCGGAGGCTGCCCGGTTACAAGCGGCTCGGGTTGCCCAGTCCAGAAATATGGCGATGGATGAAGTGACCGCCTTGCTCGAACAGCATATAGAAGGCCGGCAGTTTGGGATTTTGGGTGAGCCGCGAGTGAATGTGTTAGAATTAAACATAGCGCTTGATGAATTGGCGAAGCGATGA
- a CDS encoding LytR/AlgR family response regulator transcription factor, with translation MIIRAFIVDDEAPSRRELRFLLEKLPDCRVVGEADGGEEALEILADLPVDVLFLDIQMHDLDGLSVARKLLEQNRLPLVVFATAFDAYALKAFEVRALDYILKPFDPERLEATWRRVRERLAQRTGLEEHLADLKALLLSREPVAAVQTRPDELGDGSPGGYRGKASPEPPGGLSPTWIEEPAVPPTEPGASSGCAGNGIAGSGVHERHRAFDRVAANKEGKLLLVDVSKILYATVEGRKALIKVDGELLELNLTLQELEDRLDPDRFCRTHRAFLVNLSALREIVPWFNGAYNLILHDKSEVPVSRHYARQLKDLLGL, from the coding sequence ATGATCATTCGCGCCTTTATCGTCGATGATGAAGCCCCTTCCCGCCGGGAACTGCGCTTTTTATTGGAAAAGCTCCCTGACTGCCGCGTCGTCGGCGAGGCCGACGGCGGAGAGGAAGCCCTGGAAATCCTGGCAGACCTTCCGGTCGATGTGCTCTTTCTCGACATCCAGATGCATGACCTCGACGGCCTGTCGGTGGCGCGCAAACTCCTGGAACAGAACCGCCTGCCCCTTGTCGTCTTCGCTACCGCCTTTGATGCCTATGCCCTCAAAGCCTTTGAGGTGCGCGCCCTCGATTATATCCTTAAGCCCTTTGACCCGGAACGGCTCGAAGCGACGTGGCGGCGCGTCCGGGAACGGCTGGCGCAGCGAACAGGTTTGGAAGAGCACCTGGCAGATTTGAAGGCCTTGCTGCTCAGCCGGGAGCCGGTCGCCGCCGTCCAGACCAGGCCGGACGAATTGGGAGACGGGTCTCCGGGCGGTTATCGTGGAAAAGCGTCGCCTGAACCCCCTGGCGGGCTCTCGCCAACATGGATCGAAGAACCGGCTGTCCCTCCGACAGAGCCCGGCGCCAGTAGCGGTTGCGCCGGCAATGGCATCGCCGGCAGCGGCGTCCATGAGCGCCACCGCGCCTTCGACCGCGTCGCCGCAAACAAGGAGGGCAAACTGCTCCTCGTCGATGTGTCCAAAATCCTCTACGCCACCGTGGAGGGCCGCAAAGCGCTGATCAAGGTGGACGGCGAACTGCTGGAACTGAACCTGACGCTGCAGGAACTGGAGGATCGCCTTGATCCGGACCGTTTTTGCCGCACCCACCGGGCTTTTCTCGTCAACCTGTCAGCGCTCCGGGAGATCGTCCCCTGGTTCAACGGCGCTTACAACCTGATCCTCCATGACAAGAGCGAGGTCCCTGTGAGTCGCCACTACGCCCGGCAACTGAAAGACTTGCTGGGCCTTTAG